From a single Brassica napus cultivar Da-Ae chromosome C9, Da-Ae, whole genome shotgun sequence genomic region:
- the LOC106420523 gene encoding myosin heavy chain, skeletal muscle, adult translates to MFRTGRWRNEKNRIKVVFRLKFHATQASELNTEGLILSLVPGDVGKPTARSEKAVVRDGQCRWEIPVYETVKFLKDAKTGKVNQRIYHLIVSTTGSTRGGLVGETSIDFADYADAIKTCNVCLPLHNTTSKALLHVSIQRQLEFDDPQREEDECNNLEKMSHGKDLKSHLSLGDADEPRASGSHEEGPFGKAARFAELRRRASTESDSTMSSSGSVIEPTTPEEVAKSLRHPPKQLHSSKALFEEPRVSESEWSGSSDRGITTDDSTNDKMSKNSSEDGDEIEKLKNEVACLTRQADLSDLELQSLRKQVVKETKRSQDLLKEVNSLKQERDSLKEDCERHKVADKTKTRNRLQFEGRDPWILLEETREELDYEKDRNFNLRLQLQKTQESNSELILAVQDLEAMLEERSKEAPRTIDTDEDEDQKALEELVKGHMDGNNTHVLEQKITELYNEIEVYKRDKEELEIQMEQLALDYEILKQENHDVSYKLEQSQLQDQLKMQYECSSELENQVETLEAELKKRSEESLSRIKELEAQMEILEEEMERQAEVFEADIDAVTRGKVEQEQRAIQAEEDLRKTRRRNASVAEKLQEEFKRLSEQMDSMFASSEKMAMKAMTEANELRMQKREVEEMLKKANDEYEAKLKELSEKLSQMERHEEEVTSNLNQEIKFLKDEIENLQKDKHSLMLQEESLRGELEETERNKNELESRIESMREESESLAEELQAVKRIKDEKEAAITHLQTELETVRAKFDDLNHLFSENDSEMEKHKKQVTQVKGEMKKKEEAIANLEKKLKESRIAFNNLTKTAQRNNNKGSTVGAKEVAVMKDKIKLLEGQIKLKETALEASSNMFIEKEKNLKNRIEELETSLDQNSLEVINKDNHEKEEVRVLEAEMALLRECNETMEMELKEMQERYSELSLRFAEVEGERQQLVMTVRNLKNAKRS, encoded by the exons ATGTTTAGAACAGGTAGATGGAGGAACGAGAAGAACAGGATCAAAGTCGTATTCAGGCTAAAGTTTCACGCTACTCAG GCGTCTGAGTTGAATACAGAGGGATTGATTCTCTCTCTTGTTCCCGGAGATGTGGGGAAACCGACGGCGAGGTCAGAGAAAGCGGTGGTTAGAGACGGGCAATGCCGGTGGGAAATTCCGGTTTACGAGACTGTGAAGTTTCTGAAAGATGCGAAAACCGGGAAGGTTAACCAGAGGATTTACCATCTCATTGTGTCAACGACG ggATCTACAAGAGGTGGTTTGGTTGGAGAAACATCAATTGATTTTGCTGATTATGCTGACGCAATTAAAACTTGTAACGTTTGTCTTCCACTACACAACACAACTTCAAAAGCTTTGTTGCAT gtatCAATACAAAGGCAATTAGAATTTGATGATCCTCAAAG AGAGGAGGATGAATGCAATAATCTTGAAAAAATGTCACATGGTAAAGATTTGAAGTCACATTTGAGCCTCGGTGATGCAGATGAACCTCGTGCAAGCGGTTCGCATGAG GAAGGGCCTTTTGGTAAAGCTGCACGGTTTGCTGAGCTGAGAAGAAGAGCATCAACTGAATCTGATAGTACAATGTCAAGCTCTGGAAGTGTCATTGAGCCAACTACTCCTGAAGAGGTCGCCAAGTCTTTGAGACACCCTCCTAAGCAACTTCACTCATCTAAAGCTTTGTTTGAAGAGCCTCGTGTGTCCGAATCCGAGTGGTCTGGAAGTTCTGATCGTGGAATCACCACCGATGACTCCACCAATGACAAAATGTCTAAAAACTCCTCGGAGGATGGGGATGAGATAGAGAAGCTTAAAAACGAGGTTGCTTGTTTGACAAGGCAAGCAGATCTTTCTGACCTAGAGCTGCAAAGCCTGAGGAAACAAGTCGTTAAAGAGACCAAAAGGAGTCAAGATCTCTTGAAAGAAGTGAATAGCTTGAAGCAGGAGAGAGACTCTTTGAAGGAAGATTGCGAGAGGCATAAAGTCGCAGACAAGACTAAAACGAGGAACAGGTTGCAGTTTGAAGGAAGGGATCCATGGATTCTCTTGGAGGAAACGAGAGAGGAGCTTGACTACGAGAAGGATCGTAACTTCAATCTCCGGTTACAGCTCCAGAAGACTCAGGAATCTAACTCAGAGTTGATTCTTGCTgttcaagatcttgaagcaATGCTTGAGGAAAGAAGCAAAGAAGCACCAAGAACCATTGATACAGATGAAGATGAGGATCAAAAGGCTCTTGAGGAACTCGTGAAGGGACACATGGATGGGAATAACACACACGTTTTGGAGCAGAAGATCACAGAACTATACAACGAGATTGAGGTTTATAAACGAGACAAAGAGGAGCTTGAGATACAGATGGAACAGCTAGCTTTGGACTATGAGATACTGAAACAGGAGAATCATGATGTCTCATACAAGCTAGAGCAGAGCCAACTGCAAGACCAGTTGAAGATGCAATACGAATGTTCATCAGAGCTTGAGAACCAAGTGGAGACACTTGAAGCTGAGCTCAAGAAGAGATCGGAAGAGTCTTTGTCCCGGATCAAAGAGCTTGAAGCACAAATGGAGATCTtggaagaagagatggagagacAGGCTGAGGTGTTCGAGGCGGACATCGATGCAGTCACGAGAGGTAAAGTGGAGCAAGAGCAAAGAGCGATACAAGCGGAAGAAGACCTGAGGAAGACGAGGCGGAGAAACGCTAGCGTAGCTGAGAAGCTACAGGAGGAGTTCAAGAGACTCTCCGAGCAGATGGATTCAATGTTTGCATCAAGTGAGAAAATGGCTATGAAAGCTATGACAGAAGCTAATGAGTTAAGGATGCAGAAACGTGAAGTTGAAGAAATGCTCAAGAAGGCTAATGATGAGTACGAGGCAAAGCTCAAGGAGCTTTCTGAAAAGCTGAGTCAGATGGAGAGgcatgaagaagaagttacttcaaatctaaaccaagAGATCAAATTCTTGAAGGATGAGATTGAGAATCTGCAAAAGGACAAACATAGCCTCATGTTACAAGAAGAGAGCCTAAGAGGTGAGCTGGAAGAGACGGAAAGGAATAAAAACGAGCTAGAGAGCAGGATTGAGTCAATGAGGGAGGAATCAGAGTCTCTAGCAGAGGAGTTGCAAGCGGTGAAGCGTATCAAGGATGAAAAAGAAGCAGCAATTACACACTTACAGACAGAACTAGAAACCGTGAGAGCCAAGTTTGATGACCTAAATCATTTATTCTCAGAGAATGATTCGGAGATGGAGAAGCACAAGAAGCAAGTAACACAAGTGAAAGgtgagatgaagaagaaagaagaagcaatAGCTAACCTTGAGAAGAAGCTCAAGGAAAGCAGAATCGCGTTTAACAACTTAACCAAAACCGCgcaaagaaacaacaacaaaggAAGTACAGTAGGAGCTAAAGAAGTTGCTGTtatgaaagataaaataaaacttcTCGAG GGGCAAATAAAACTGAAGGAGACTGCTCTTGAAGCTTCATCAAACATGTTCATCGAAAAGGAGAAGAATCTGAAGAACAGAATCGAGGAGCTGGAAACTAGTCTCGACCAGAACAGCCTAGAGGTTATTAATAAAGATAACCATGAAAAGGAAGAAGTCCGAGTTCTGGAAGCGGAGATGGCGTTATTGAGAGAATGTAATGAAACGATGGAGATGGAGCTGAAGGAGATGCAAGAGAGATACTCAGAGCTAAGTCTGAGATTTGCAGAAGTGGAAGGCGAGAGACAACAGCTTGTTATGACAGTACGTAATCTCAAAAACGCCAAGAGGAGCTAA